The Micromonospora siamensis genome contains the following window.
GAACTGCTGCGCCAGTACGGCGACCTGATCCGCAAGCACCTGGTCACCGCGGTGGAGCCGCTCGCCGACGCGCCGACGGTGCTGACCGAGCTGGCCGAGCGTCGCCGCTCCGAGCTGCAGGTGGTGTTCACCGGCTGACGGCGGCGGCCCGTACCCGGGCTACCGTCTTCGGCATGACCGTCGACGACCGGCGGGTCGGCCTCGCCGCCCTGCTGCCGTACCTGCGCGCCCACCGCGGCACCCTCGCCGTGGTGGGCGCGTTGTCGCTGGCCGGCGCCGCCGCCTCGCTGGGCCAGCCGCTGCTCACCCGGACCGCGCTGGACCGGGTGGCCGCCGGCCTGCCGGCGGCCGGACTGATCGGTGTGCTGGTCGTCCTGGTGGTGCTCGGCGCCGCGCTCGGCGGGATCCGCGACTACCTGCTCCAACGCACCGCCGAGGGGCTGGTGCTCGGCACCCGGCGCCGGCTGGCCGGACACCTGCTGCGGCTGCCGATCGCCGAGTACGACCGGCGGCGCACCGGTGACCTGCTCTCCCGCGTCGGGTCGGACACCACCCTGCTGCGGGCGGTGGTCACCTCCGGGCTGTTCGAGACCGTCACCGGGGCGATCATGGTGGTCGCCGCCGCGACGGCGATGCTGCTGCTCGACCCGGTGCTGTTCGGGGTGACCCTGGCCGGGGTGGCGCTCGGGGTCGGCTTCGCCCTCACCGTCGCCCGCCGGGTCCGCGGCATGGCCCGCCGGGCCCAGGAACGGATCGGCGAGATGACCTCCGCGGTCGAGCGGGCCCTGTCGGCCGCCCGGACCATCCGGGCCGCCCGGGCCGAGGACCGGGAGACGGCGGCCGTCGGGGCCAGCGCCGAGGCGGCGTACGCGGCCGGGCTGCGGGTCGCCCGGGTGCAGGCCTGGGTGGGGCCGGTCAGCACGATCAGCATCCAGGGCGCGTTCCTGCTGGTGCTCGCCGTCGGCGGGGCCCGGGTGGCCGGCGGGGCGATCAGCGTCGGTGACCTGGTCGCCTTCGTGATGTACCTGTTCTTCCTGGTCCTGCCGCTCGGCCAGGCGGTGCACGCGTACACCCAGCTGCAGACCGGGTTGGGCGCGTTGCAGCGGATCGAGGAGATGCTGGCCGTCCCGCTGGAGGGCACGGCCGACCGGCCGGCCGTCGACGGGCCGGTGCCGGCCGGCCCGGCCGCGATCGAGTTCGACCGGGTGAGCTTCGGCTACCCGGGCGGCACGTCGGTGCTGCACGAGGTCAGCTTCACCGTGCCCGCCGGCAGCCGGACCGCGCTGGTCGGCCCCTCCGGCGCCGGCAAGTCGACGCTGCTGGCCCTGGTGGAACGCTTCTACGAGGTGAGCGCCGGTTCGCTGCGGCTGGACGGCGTGGACGTGCGCGAGCTGCCGCGCGACGCGCTGCGCGCCCGGCTCGGCTACGTCGAGCAGGAGGCGCCGGTGCTCGCCGGCACGCTGCGGGCGAACCTGCTGATCACCGCCCCCGGGGCCACCGAGGCGCAGCTGCTGGCCGCCCTCGACGAGGTCAACCTCGCTCACCTGGCCACCCGCTCGGAGCAGGGGTTGGACGTGCAGGTGGGGGAGGGTGGGGTGCTGCTCTCCGGTGGTGAGCGGCAGCGGCTGGCCATCGCCCGGGCGCTGCTGGCCGGGCCGCCGGTGCTGCTGCTCGACGAGCCGACCAGCAACCTGGACGCCCGCAACGAGGCGGCGCTGCGCCGGGCCATCGACGCGGTGGCGTCGCGGCGGACCCTGTTGATCGTGGCGCACCGGCTCGCCACGGTGGTCGACGCCGACCAGATCGTGGTCCTCGACGGCGGCCGGGTGGTGGCGGTCGGCACGCACGACGAGCTGACCGCCGGCAACGACCTCTACCGGGAGCTGGCCGCCCACCAGCTGCTCGTCGGTTGACCCGGCTGACCAGGGCGAACGGGCTCGCCGGGGGACATCTTGCCCGACCGGGGACGGGCGGACCACGAAAGTCGCGTCGGTTCGCGTACCGTTGCCGCTCATGGGTGTGTCGCAACGGTTGAAGACCAGGTTCCGGCGGTTCCTCCAGCGCCCGGGGACGACGGTCGACCTGGCTCCGCTGGAGAAGCTGCTGCCGGCCGTGGAGGCCCGCGAGGACGAGCTGAAGGCGCTCGACGACGCCGGGCTGACCGAGGCCGCCGGGGCCGCCGAGGGCTACACCGAGATCTGCGCGATCGGCCGCGAGGCCGCCCGCCGCGGCCTCGACCAGCGCCCGTACGACGTGCAGCTGCTCGGCGCGATGGCGCTGCTCTCCGGCAAGGTCGCCGAGATGGCCACCGGTGAGGGCAAGACGCTCACCGCCACGATCGCCGCGTACGGCCACGTCCGGATGGGCAACGGGCCGGTGCACGTGCTCACCGTCAACGACTACCTGGCCCGCCGCGACGCCCAGTGGATGGAGCCGGTCTACACCCTGCTCGGGCTGAGCGTCGGCTGGGTCAACGAGGCGTCCACCCCCGACGAGCGGCGGGCCGCGTACGCCTGCGACGTCACCTACGTCTCGGTCAGCGAGGCGGGCTTCGACTACCTGCGCGACCAGCTGGTGACCGACCTCGAGGACCGGGTCCAGCCGCCGCTGGCCACCGCGATCGTCGACGAGGCCGACTCGATCCTGATCGACGAGGCCCGGGTGCCGATGGTCCTGGCCGGCGCGGTCGCCGGCGAGCAGGACCCGGTGCACGCCGCGGCCGGCCTGGTCCGGGGCCTGCGCAAGGGTAAGCACTACACCGTCGCCGAGGACGGCCGCAGCGTCGCGTTCACGTCCGCGGGGCTGGCCGCGGTCGAGGCGAAGCTCGGCGGGATCGACCTGTACGACACCGAGCACGTCGCGCAGCTCTCCGCGGTCAACGTGGCGCTGCACGCGCACGCCCTGCTGCACCGCGACGTCGACTACATCGTCCGCGACGGCTCGGTGGAGCTGATCGACGAGATGCGCGGCCGGGTGGCGCAGCGCCGCCGCTGGCCCGACGGGTTGCAGGCGGCGGTCGAGGCCAAGGAGGGGCTGGACGCCACGGCCGAGGGCGAGGTGCTGGGCACCATCGCCGTGCAGGCGTTCATCGGCCTCTACCCGCGGGTCTGCGGGATGACCGCGACCGCGGTGCTGGTCGGCGACCAGCTGCGCGAGTTCTTCGGCCTGGAGGTGGCGGTGATCCCGCCGAACACCCCCTGCGTCCGCGAGGACGAGCCGGACCGGATCTACGCCACCCGGGCCGAGAAGGAGGAGGCGCTGGTCGACGAGATCAAGCGCAACCACGAGCGCGGGCGGCCGGTGCTGGTCGGCACCCTGGACGTGAAGGAGTCCGAGGGGCTGGCCGCGGCCCTGCACGCCGCCGGGGTGCCCTGCGCGGTGCTCAACGCCAAGAACGACGACGAGGAGGCGGCGATCATCGCCGAGGCCGGCGCGTACGGCGCGGTGACCGTCTCCACCCAGATGGCCGGCCGGGGCGTGGACATCCGCCTGGGCGGCAGCGACCAGGCCGACCGGGACCGGGTGGCCGACCTCGGCGGGCTCTACGTCATCGGCAGCGGCCGGCACGACAGCCGCCGGGTCGACGACCAGCTGCGCGGGCGGGCCGGCCGCCAGGGCGACCCGGGTGGCTCGGTCTTCTTCGTCAGCCTGGAGGACGAGCTGGTCGTGCGGCACGCCGCCGACGCGGTGCCGGCGTCGCCCCGGATGAACGCCGACGGCCTGGTCACCGACGACCAGGTCGACTACGCCGTGGAGCACGCCCAGCGGGTCGCCGAGGGCGTCAACCACGAGATCCACCGCAACACCTGGCGCTACAGCGTGGTCGTCGAGCAGCAGCGCAAGGCCCTGGCCGAGCGCCGGGAGCGGCTGCTGACCAGCGACGTGGCCGCGCTGATGCTGCTGGAGCGGGAGCCGGAGAAGGCCGGCGAGATGGACGAGGACCTGCTCGCCCGGGCCGCCCGGTCGATCGCGCTCTACCACACCGACCGGCTCTGGGCCGAGCACCTGGCCGAGTTGTCGGAGGTCCGCGAGGGCGTGCACCTGCGCGCGCTGGGCCGGCTCGACCCGCTGGACGAGTTCCACCGCGCCGCGGTGCCCGCGTTCACCAACCTGATCCCGGAGATCGAGCGGCGGACCATCGCCACCTTCGAGGAGACCGAGTTCGCCGAGGACTGGGAGC
Protein-coding sequences here:
- a CDS encoding ABC transporter ATP-binding protein — encoded protein: MTVDDRRVGLAALLPYLRAHRGTLAVVGALSLAGAAASLGQPLLTRTALDRVAAGLPAAGLIGVLVVLVVLGAALGGIRDYLLQRTAEGLVLGTRRRLAGHLLRLPIAEYDRRRTGDLLSRVGSDTTLLRAVVTSGLFETVTGAIMVVAAATAMLLLDPVLFGVTLAGVALGVGFALTVARRVRGMARRAQERIGEMTSAVERALSAARTIRAARAEDRETAAVGASAEAAYAAGLRVARVQAWVGPVSTISIQGAFLLVLAVGGARVAGGAISVGDLVAFVMYLFFLVLPLGQAVHAYTQLQTGLGALQRIEEMLAVPLEGTADRPAVDGPVPAGPAAIEFDRVSFGYPGGTSVLHEVSFTVPAGSRTALVGPSGAGKSTLLALVERFYEVSAGSLRLDGVDVRELPRDALRARLGYVEQEAPVLAGTLRANLLITAPGATEAQLLAALDEVNLAHLATRSEQGLDVQVGEGGVLLSGGERQRLAIARALLAGPPVLLLDEPTSNLDARNEAALRRAIDAVASRRTLLIVAHRLATVVDADQIVVLDGGRVVAVGTHDELTAGNDLYRELAAHQLLVG
- the secA2 gene encoding accessory Sec system translocase SecA2, whose amino-acid sequence is MGVSQRLKTRFRRFLQRPGTTVDLAPLEKLLPAVEAREDELKALDDAGLTEAAGAAEGYTEICAIGREAARRGLDQRPYDVQLLGAMALLSGKVAEMATGEGKTLTATIAAYGHVRMGNGPVHVLTVNDYLARRDAQWMEPVYTLLGLSVGWVNEASTPDERRAAYACDVTYVSVSEAGFDYLRDQLVTDLEDRVQPPLATAIVDEADSILIDEARVPMVLAGAVAGEQDPVHAAAGLVRGLRKGKHYTVAEDGRSVAFTSAGLAAVEAKLGGIDLYDTEHVAQLSAVNVALHAHALLHRDVDYIVRDGSVELIDEMRGRVAQRRRWPDGLQAAVEAKEGLDATAEGEVLGTIAVQAFIGLYPRVCGMTATAVLVGDQLREFFGLEVAVIPPNTPCVREDEPDRIYATRAEKEEALVDEIKRNHERGRPVLVGTLDVKESEGLAAALHAAGVPCAVLNAKNDDEEAAIIAEAGAYGAVTVSTQMAGRGVDIRLGGSDQADRDRVADLGGLYVIGSGRHDSRRVDDQLRGRAGRQGDPGGSVFFVSLEDELVVRHAADAVPASPRMNADGLVTDDQVDYAVEHAQRVAEGVNHEIHRNTWRYSVVVEQQRKALAERRERLLTSDVAALMLLEREPEKAGEMDEDLLARAARSIALYHTDRLWAEHLAELSEVREGVHLRALGRLDPLDEFHRAAVPAFTNLIPEIERRTIATFEETEFAEDWEPDASKLVRPTATWTYLVHDNPFGSELDRLIAAVGRRLSAGSR